The DNA sequence TAGTATATCGTATGTTAaacactttatataataacatgaataatattaagagaccggcaacgcacttgagAGCCTTCTAGCAacgtgagtgtccatgggcggcggtaacacttaacatcagatgagcctcctgccccttTGCCTGATGcctcctattatataaaacaatatataagaTGTTTAAGTAACAAAGacttttaatagtttattatagaAAACATCTTAAAAATTAAGTGCATGGTTAGTGAGGGTTAATTACGGTATTATTACtggtattatgtttttaatgttgtaattATTGCATAATCGCAATTCTGGGtgtaattacatttattaaacaatgttatgttaatattataaatttgtaagAACGACgacgaaaaaaattattagggtaatgaaaaatatataacatttagaaacagttaataaatgtaaactgTATAAAGTATCAAATATAATCAAGATTGATTTTATGAGTTGGTTTTAGGTTTGGTAGCTTAGGGTGGGTTACCCACCCCtttatttaggtttttaaGGTAATAAATACATCTTCGATTGAAATCCTCTGAAAATATcccaaaaattaattatttatgactATGATTATGTCTTTTTgcttagtaattaaatattctaattactttaaacaataatgtaaatttttgtgaaaagttattttataattagcatATTAATTGCTTTGCGCTGATGAAAACTTTGATGGTTTGGAGATGGTTTCTTAAAAccttatgtaaaaaaaaatgtaattttattatctttatatatgaACCAGCCCAAATGTCACTATTAAATATGGTAATAACCCTTTAAACAAACAACGTATTAATATATAGCTTTTTTTGGGTATGTGAATAAAACGTTTTGAAAATTACCTGTGATTTCGTATCATCCTAGTTTGACAAATTGATCGATTAAAATCATCGCGTCTAGTCAGAATAGGTTTTATAATTAGCATATTAATTGCGTTGCGTTGATGAAAACTTTAATGCTTTGTAGCTTCAATCAGAATGATTTATTTcctaattgtattatttatttgcaaaggtCGTGGCAAATTATTTCTCTACAAGAACACTACAAGCAAAATTATAAAGTGTTCGCTCCCAGTTCTAAAGAAGCTGCTCAAGTGGTCGGAAAGGTACAATGTGGTAATCCTCCTGCGTCGGTGATGGTTTGATACGGCGTGTCTTATTAAGGAGTCAcaaatctatatttttgtgaaaaagGAGTGTAAACTTTAGCAATCAGCTTCAAGATAcactgtttaaaaatataccattGATTTCCAACAGGAATCTGCACCTGGTCACAAGGCAGGAATTAGCCAAGCCTGACTTGAAACCATTAACCAACATTCCGGGCTTTATAAGACCTGATGACTGGCCCTCATCTAGCCCAGACCTCAAGCCTCTAGACTTCAAGTTATATAGGACAGTCTGTTTTATAGGACATGGCCTGCTCTTCACGTCACGGCGACATTGAGTctcttaaaaaatctttgaagcAAGCAGTGGCGAAATTTCCCTTGGAAACAGTGCGTAAATCCGTGGCAAAAAGGCTTGTATAAAAGCCAAAAGTATCCATTtcgaatagaatatttttttattttttaatgtgactTTATATGAggctataaatagtatgtaggtataaattttaataatattacattacttcattttaaaaatgcattttcatttgtaacagAACTTATGGCTGGAATAGGTACATAGAttgacttaaggtccttcCTCCAGATTATCCGAAGTTCTACATTCCTTCACCTGTGCAATGATGCTTCGTTGTCCGGTCTGTTATGGGCGGTTTTTGCCATGAGGATTCCAATGGCTTGATTAGCAATGTGATTTGGATCCTTCCGGAGATAATGGCCCACTCTTTCACTTTCTGCCTTTAATAGTCCTGTCAGTTGGTTTCTCATTGCATAGCTCACATAGCTGGTGATTAGATTTGCTCTTAGGCCAGAATACTCCAAAGAATGGACGAAGGTTCACGAAGATCTTGAGTTGTTGAGGGGTGTTCTTATAAACAGAATACAGTAACGTAAAAGGTGAAAtgacattttcaaaataaattagaatatCGTTTAGCATTAATtaagtgtaattatttttaatggacAACAGTATTTTTAGGAAAAGTCTCTATTTAAAATTGCGCTAAAAGCATTGATGTATTGCCAGAGGGTCTGTTACTAGAAAGggtaattaaactaaaaacccGTGTGTTCTCGGAAAAAGTGAAACATTCGTTAGAATGAAACAACAATTCACAGTGATATTATGTTTCAACGTGATTGAAATAGCCTGAAGCTGATGTAGCAGAAgacagtttattaattattttttctcagAATTCATGTTAAGCTTTACAATGTTAACTTGTTAACCATGTACCGAACATaacattgtatatttattccaTTGTAAATAATTCCTTATGCCAgttactattaattaaaagagaaTGTTTTTATCAacactattatattttataacgcACTGCATCATTGGTCTTTTGTTTTGGTTAGACTGCTGATCATGGTCTTAAGTGATGGCCCGGTGGGCCTGTCGATGAATAAAATTTCCATTTTCGACTGTCTAACAAGATTATCAATGATAGCCCGTTCAAATCATTGATTGGAAAGGGAATCCGCCCCGATCCGTGTCTATTACTCACTAAACTATtactgtatgtatttattatattccatTACTACCACGATGTGTatttgttaacgtaaaattgtaaataccgttagattgtaatctatctcgcgagattataaactgtcgaaagattgtgaactcaacTTCCTAACTCTATGGACATTTAACGGTCTACTATAAAGCCgaccaatcagcgcgcgaggtgcgtaccgtttcacaatttgacgatttcacttcgatagattataatctaccgaataataatacgttaaattgtaagcagtacgttgagttcacaatttttcgacagtttacaatctcgcgagatagattacaatctaacggtttttacaattttacgttgacaTATTGACTACATACTTGTGGACTTTCATATCTCCTTAGCGGTATGCCAATTCTTAATAGAGATAAGCCGCGTCATAAACTGGACCGAATACCTAAATGGTATGTGTTGAAAGCACGAATAAATGACTTTTCTTTTCAATTACTATTCACATAGAATACCTTCTATACAAAATGTATGGAACGTGTGTTAATTTTTACAACTAAGTTTATTGCATCTAGTCAATATATAATGATACTTAACGAAACTTTGGGCCAAGTACTGTACATGTTTgtgacatacatacattatatatttattttaatggaaaAGATGGTATTATAGCAAACCGTGGGAAATAACGTTTCTAATCTAGATACTTAATATGGCTGAAAGtctaatttcaattaaataatcttttacttttaatataaaatttggaGTTTGACGTGCTTCTCAGCGAGCGTAGTAAccattataatacataaataaaagacaatagtATACCTTGAAGTAATAATAGATCATGATATTTACGATGTTCTTTGACGCTCGGCTTACCTAGGATATTGGATCCATGAATATTATTGTAGAGCGCATCTGAGATCTCCATAGCAAAAGGCAACGATACGATTTAACTCGTAATTTGAATATAGAACTTGAGCGGGCAGTACTAAGATCTTAATATGGACttgttattttctaattaaacactaaagtattatttatgatgaaatgtataattatagaTCTTATCAAAATGATATTGATCCTAGGATAGTCGATCAAATCCGCTGGCCACCACTAgtcgtaataaaatatactgtagcaggtatattttaatatttcattaatcatTTCATATgggattatattattaactaatataaGAATCCCGTatcgttataataaaatgtagttCCTTAACAGTCATTATTGTTAAACTAAAGAAGTGCCAACCATTTACGAGCCATTAAAGGCTAATTTAGGTAAGAGAAGGCAACAAAAATCAGGCTGACGTTTTACGGATCAGCTTGGATATATGGTGAACCTATTTAAGACATAAAAGACTTTGTTTCAATACAGAAATGGTACAATGTTAAATAGAATAATTAAGACGGCAACGCTCTCAAGCCAACTCATCCAGCCAGATCCTAAGTGGATCTTagggaaaataaaatatggtaaatgcaaaaagtgcaaaacaaaatatactaagtttaaaaaaaaggcttgattaaacaattaaagatttataataTAGTCGGCATAGTTTCTAGTTTCATGACGAcgttaactttttttttaatgattagacaattcacaccaattgacctagtcctgctaagctggtgaagcttgtgttatgcgtactaggcaacggatagacatacatattatacataaaaataaaataaaaatatatatacgacTAGTAtacaatgttaaataaatatgcaatGCATGTTGAAACGTCGGTCATTGTCGCCAGTATAActggatttttaaaattaaatgcagAGAGTGATTTCATTGATATACTCGTATAAATGAATGTTTGATTTCCAATGCATTCATTTCCGGAATTTAAACGAATTGTCAATTTCTTGTCATCGTCATCGATTGTGAACTATAATGGCAGATTCAAAACGGTTCGTGTTTAGTTAAGTGGGAATCTTGTATGACagacattaaattaataaaggttgaataatttaaagccttatttagtttaaacaaATAAGGTACATTGTGCGCTAGTAAATAAGCTTACAAAAGAGTGGCTCACAAAGAATTTAAcagaacaattattttacgttCCTTTATCctcaatacatttttatatattaaatatttaaaatacgctCAGCACACGTACACGACTTACCTGTTTGATTCCACACAGTTGCCACATCCAGCTTGAAATTACCCAGCAGCTTATTAGAGCGGAGAATATTGCGGGAGTGTCGAACCTGAAACATATGACGTCTTGCACGGGACAATTCGCAGAAATCTAACGCTAGAGATTGAAACAGTTGAAGAAATGTAAAGACGGTTCACCTAATTAAGGTAAGCTGCTAACGCTTAATACGATACTTAGCAATCATTGCAGTTGACCTTTCAAGAGTACGCAGTAAACTCTACGATTAATCGTGCTGACCTAGTTTactgtaaatattatgaaagCGCTGAGTGCATAAAATGCACTAAGGATTTGAAGTATTGGCTAATACTTATTGttatagattacaatctacttCAGTCCTACAAGTAACACACATTTGCGGTGCGGCGTTAAATGAATTCGCTTCGCTTAAGTTctatgaaatatatacataccGAAAGCGTTATTATCTTGTCGAAAAGCATGATTGGTGGCATGTGGAAGTCGAACACGAAGTACTGaaaaaatacaactttttattgtataaagtatttgtatgtaaatgtCATAGAACAATCTGTTTTTCAagcttttgtttttctttagtCGGTTTTCTACCCTTTTAtactcttttatttttgtgtcgtttagatttatttagtgTACCATAAACGTGGTATGATGCgcaaaatataagtatttgttgtcataaattatacctaaatatttttatacgttCATGAAGAAATTTTGTCTAGTTTAATGTAATCTTTAAAATCATCTTCCACCCTTGGATCCGTTTAgcattaacattaaattatacaagacaacatatgtattaaaaacaatataagttTTAGTGAATGGTATTGAGGTGTGCGGACAGGTACgtaatattactatttatgtGCTGTTTTTCTTTTAAGGTGAGATGATTGAATCAATAGGCGTAAACAGGTagttcttttaattaaatgtctgAGCGGCACCAGCACCAGCTCTGGACAGTTCTGATAATCCAGAACTTGTGCTTGAAGACTATTCGTTGCCTCATTGAAAATCAATTAGGAGGTTGGTTGACTTTTTCTTTTCgttgatttattattcataattaagttaataataatgttgatAAGGATTTGGTAAAAGTTCGTtccttttcttttaatttcataggttttcAATGTATATGATAGGTACTATGTTacaattagatattttaattacgtaaGCAAAGCTATCGTCTAACATTGTTTACATTAACACGGCGACAAGTCTTCGTATTTCATGAGAAATTACAGGTGGTCGGTACAACGTAATATCAATtgcaaatacatattatgtctCTTGTATAAACGAGATCGGTTtctattattgaataaaaatcttGAGAAATAAGCCAGGTATATCAGTTATGATAACATGTTATAGGAATAAATCACTGAACAACAAAGAGAGGCTCATAACGAGACTTCATTCCGAATGAGTGAAGTTCTATTGGAATTCAGAACTTTTCCGTTGAAGTCAGTTTTAAGCCGTGGTTGTATTGTGAATGCATTTGAGACTTTGTATGTTTTCACCATACACTTCagtttgaatttagaattatagcacatgtttatttgtagctatgtttttaatttcattctaaGTATCCCCATAGTCGCAAAAGCACATGGATAATGGATATTGACACTTGAATGTATTCCTAAttatgcaattaaattaactcAGCCTAAAAAGTTGATAAACTcgaattattactattgaaTAAAGGCTGATCAAACCACGGTAACAGAAATATGTATCACttaatcaaaaatttatatgaaaatatcgcTAGTACGCAATCGTACCAAACATGATTTTATATTCATGATATTATTCTAACAAGGCTAACTCTCTAATGGTAAGTAATCATTTAGATGTAACAGTATAACTTAGTAACGAAAACCATATAAGAGTGAACCATCGCCAACCACTTCGATCTGGcgaacttatttaaatattctctAAGTGGTTTAAGTCAACTCTTAATGAGCGATTCTGAGTTCTGCTGTTTACTATACTTACCTCATTATAATAAGGACAATTGGTACTCTCTTTTACGCTGGTGTATTTACGTTGTTCGCCGATTTGAACGCAAACAACGGGGTCCATATTGAGCCCGGCCAATTGCCGAGCTTCTATCACTGTGATGCAAATTTGGAAGTCAGCTGCCTTTAAAGCCGAGGGCCCAGCCATATCCATCGCAACACgcctaaaagaaaaaaaaactaagaaaaACAAGCGTTATTTACCTACTCATAAATTGTTTAGTGTCGAAAACCATTAATAGGATTAATAGGTTGTATCGgtggttatttttataacgtcACCGCATAATCgaaaatactattatattatgtgtctagattttactaaactgtgaaaaaattaatgtttgttATTCCTTGATGATTTCCTTGATTAGTCATTTATCATAAACTTtgtattctatttataaaaacaatctcGCTATTTAATAGTTCATATATGAAATTCAGTTATACTTCTTGTGTATTGGTTACGGTAAGAAGTTAATCAAGTTGTAGGAATGGTGTGGAGCACTACTGgctatgttaattaattatacgtatattaaTGCCATAGTTTATTCAAACATTTGATGAATTCATTCAATTTCAAATCcctgaaaatgttttattaaatatttcgtggaaatctctgacatgtcaacATAGCGCAtgttattgaaaaatttatagcAGCacgaaaacaaaaacattcgaaaaaatttaaaaattctgaaATGTAATTGCTTTTCATCAACTGTTTACTATATTGATATAGaataataacatacattttctttgttttcgGTGTTTCAACTGGTGATGGTGGATCGAGTAATGGTTCGTCAGACGACATAGAGGATCTGAGCTGACTGTAGACGATATCTGGTTCACTTGAAGGTCCCGGCAGAGACTCTAGCAGACCATACTCTTCATCTCCACTACTGTCTTGTAATCGGTTCTTTCCGAGACCAATAAAGCTTCTCATTGATTTAAATGTGGACACGCGTTTGGTATTTCTTTCTCGAACTGGGATTTTTTCGGCGCTCACGGATAGACCTCgtctaaaaatacatttaaaatataggagtgggtaataataaaaagtttattaaaatgtatcatTTGATcactaattatttactttagaaGCTGTTAAAATTCACGCACTGGTATTAAGATTGCATCTATGATAGAACAACTTGCTAGGCTGTGTATATATTCATGTGATTAACGTACCTGAGGAGCCGCTTTCCGACTGCCTTAATTTTTCGTGACCGTGGTATTTCGTCTTCTACATAAGCGTCCATATCAATAATTGTGTCTGTGCTCTGCAAAATTCGTTCAAGGTTGGCGAAATTGCGTTGCAAATCTTCAAGGCCTGTGTCATCGTAATCTGGTGTTGGTGTCTTTGCATTTGGATCCAGGGTTAACTCACGGCTTGGTCCGGCTTGAACCTCTTTTGGAATCGCTGGTGCAGAGAGACGGGCTTTCCCTGGTGGATCCAATGCTGCATGTGTTCCAACCTCAAGCTCTTTGGCGCGAGAAGGCGGGATGGGTGGTTTATAGTATACGTCCATTTCAAGGAATGCCTGTAggaataaatatgttattcgCCATTTTCGAGGATTAAGATCTAAAAAACGTCTTTAGTAAATCCGGAGCCTTTGAcgagattttaaaaataattgcattcttgaaaaaacaatgattataaatgtttttaatttaatttgtaattgtctttgattgacataacc is a window from the Pieris napi chromosome Z, ilPieNapi1.2, whole genome shotgun sequence genome containing:
- the LOC125062588 gene encoding uncharacterized protein LOC125062588 produces the protein MSPIDKGELLTITLLEKQRFVASRVVGKYRLGLQVVVDDGMIPISDSLVDDDNQPVPAFLEMDVYYKPPIPPSRAKELEVGTHAALDPPGKARLSAPAIPKEVQAGPSRELTLDPNAKTPTPDYDDTGLEDLQRNFANLERILQSTDTIIDMDAYVEDEIPRSRKIKAVGKRLLRRGLSVSAEKIPVRERNTKRVSTFKSMRSFIGLGKNRLQDSSGDEEYGLLESLPGPSSEPDIVYSQLRSSMSSDEPLLDPPSPVETPKTKKMYVIILYQYI